One window from the genome of Longimicrobium sp. encodes:
- the rpsG gene encoding 30S ribosomal protein S7 yields the protein MSRRNRAVKRPIIPDPVYGSDSVTKFVNTLMRDGKKSTAEGIFYDAMKVVEERSGQPGETVFKTALNNAKPVLEVKSRRVGGATYQVPVEVRPERRTALAMRWLVGYARARGEKTMADRLAAELLAASRNEGATIKKKDDTHRMADANKAFAHYRW from the coding sequence ATGAGCCGCAGAAACCGCGCTGTAAAGCGCCCGATCATCCCGGATCCGGTCTACGGGAGCGACTCGGTAACGAAGTTCGTCAACACGCTGATGCGCGACGGGAAGAAGTCCACCGCCGAGGGGATCTTCTACGACGCCATGAAGGTTGTGGAAGAGCGCTCCGGGCAGCCGGGGGAGACGGTCTTCAAGACCGCGCTCAACAACGCCAAGCCGGTCCTGGAGGTGAAGAGCCGCCGCGTGGGCGGCGCCACCTACCAGGTGCCGGTGGAGGTGCGTCCGGAGCGGCGCACCGCCCTCGCCATGCGCTGGCTGGTGGGCTATGCCCGCGCCCGCGGCGAGAAGACGATGGCCGACCGCCTTGCCGCCGAGCTTCTGGCCGCGTCCCGCAACGAGGGCGCGACCATCAAGAAGAAGGACGACACGCACCGCATGGCGGATGCGAACAAGGCGTTCGCGCACTACCGCTGGTAG